The following nucleotide sequence is from Cyanobium sp. AMD-g.
GGTTCTTCGCGCCCTCCTTCGGTGTGGCGGCGATCTTCCGCTTCCTGCTGTTCCTGCAGGGCTTCCACAACTGGACCCTGAACCCGTTCCACATGATGGGCGTGGCCGGCATCCTCGGCGGTGCCCTGCTGTGCGCCATCCACGGCGCCACGGTGGAGAACACGCTGTTCGAGGACAGCGACCAGGCCAACACCTTCAAGGCGTTCGAGCCCACCCAGGAAGAGGAGACCTACTCGATGGTCACCGCCAACCGCTTCTGGAGCCAGATCTTCGGGATCGCCTTCTCCAACAAGCGCTGGCTGCACTTCTTCATGCTCTTCGTGCCGGTGATGGGTCTGTGGACCAGCAGCATCGGCATCATCGGCCTGGCCCTCAACCTGCGGGCCTATGACTTCGTGAGCCAGGAGATCCGCGCCGCGGAGGATCCTGAATTCGAGACGTTCTACACCAAGAACATCCTGCTCAACGAAGGTCTGCGTGCCTGGATGGCGCCCGCCGACCAGCCGCACGAAAACTTCATCTTCCCTGAAGAGGTTCTGCCCCGTGGAAACGCCCTTTAATTCCGGTCTCATCTCGGTCGGGGGCAAGGACCTCGACTCCACCGGCTATGCCTGGTGGGCGGGTAATGCCCGGCTGATCAACCTCTCCGGCCGTCTCCTCGGCGCCCACGTGGCCCACGCGGGTCTGATGGTCTTCTGGGCCGGCGCCATGATGCTGTTTGAGGTGAGCCACTTCACCTTCGACAAGCCCATGTACGAACAGGGCCTGATCCTGTTCCCCCACGTCGCCACCCTCGGCTATGGCGTGGGCCCCGGCGGTGAGGTCACTGACCTCTATCCGTTCTTCGTGGTCGGTGTGCTGCACCTGATCAGTTCCGCCGTGCTCGGCCTCGGCGGCCTGTACCACGCCCTGCGCGGTCCCGAGATCCTGGAGAACTACTCCGCGTTCTTCTCCCAGGACTGGCGCGACAAGAACCAGATGACCAACATCATCGGCTACCACCTCATCCTTCTCGGTGTTGGTGCGCTGCTGCTGGTGTTCAAGGCCATGTTCTTCGGTGGCGTCTACGACACCTGGGCCCCCGGTGGCGGTGATGTGCGCCTGATCAGCAACCCCACCCTCAGCCCCGGGGTGATCTTCGGCTACCTCACCCGCGCCCCCTTCGGCGGCGAGGGCTGGATCATCGGTGTGGACTCCATGGAGGACATCATCGGTGGCCACATCTGGATCGGCCTGATCTGCATCTTCGGTGGAATCTGGCACGTCATCACCAAGCCCTTCGGCTGGGTGCGCCGCGCCTTCATCTGGAACGGTGAGGCCTACCTGAGCTACAGCCTCGGCGCCCTGAGCTTCATGAGCTTCATCGCCTCGGCCTACATCTGGTTCAACAACACCGCCTACCCCTCGGAGTTCTACGGCCCCACCAACGCCGAAGCCTCGCAGGCCCAGAGCTTCACCTTCCTGGTGCGCGACCAGCGCATGGGCGCCAACATCGGCTCCGCCATGGGCCCCACCGGCCTGGGCAAGTACCTGATGCGCTCCCCCACCGGCGAGATCATCTTCGGTGGTGAAACGATGCGCTTCTGGGACTTCCGCGGTCCCTGGTTGGAACCCCTGCGCGGCCCCAACGGTCTGAGCCTCGACAAGCTCCAGAACGACATCCAGCCCTGGCAGGTGCGTCGGGCGGCGGAGTACATGACCCACGCCCCCAACGCCTCGCTCAACTCCGTCGGCGGGATCATCACCGAGCCAAACTCGGTGAACTTCGTCAACATCCGCCAGTGGCTGGCCTCCACCCAGTTCGTGCTGGCCTTCTTCTTCCTGGTCGGTCACCTGTGGCATGCGGGCCGGGCCCGCGCCGCAGCGGCCGGTTTCGAGAAGGGCATCGACCGTCAGGCCGAGCCCACCCTGGCCATGCCGGACCTCGACTGATGGCGATCAGGGAACCGACCATTGGTTCCCTTCCTCTCCAGTCCTTCCTCCAGCCTCCGCCCACGGGCGGAGGCTTTTTGTTGACGGTCGAATCCGCTGGCTCCGTATCATGAGTTCCTGAACCTGCCGTTGGGAGATCTGATGGGTGATCCTGCCCGAACAGAAGCCCAAGACCTGTGGGAAAGGATTTACGGCAAGATCCATCGCTCGCCGCGCACCCTCAAGACCCTGCTGGGGCCGAAGTTCGAGCGTCGAGCCCAGGCCATCGAGAAGCGCATCAATCGGCGCAGATTTACAACGACTG
It contains:
- the psbC gene encoding photosystem II reaction center protein CP43, with the protein product METPFNSGLISVGGKDLDSTGYAWWAGNARLINLSGRLLGAHVAHAGLMVFWAGAMMLFEVSHFTFDKPMYEQGLILFPHVATLGYGVGPGGEVTDLYPFFVVGVLHLISSAVLGLGGLYHALRGPEILENYSAFFSQDWRDKNQMTNIIGYHLILLGVGALLLVFKAMFFGGVYDTWAPGGGDVRLISNPTLSPGVIFGYLTRAPFGGEGWIIGVDSMEDIIGGHIWIGLICIFGGIWHVITKPFGWVRRAFIWNGEAYLSYSLGALSFMSFIASAYIWFNNTAYPSEFYGPTNAEASQAQSFTFLVRDQRMGANIGSAMGPTGLGKYLMRSPTGEIIFGGETMRFWDFRGPWLEPLRGPNGLSLDKLQNDIQPWQVRRAAEYMTHAPNASLNSVGGIITEPNSVNFVNIRQWLASTQFVLAFFFLVGHLWHAGRARAAAAGFEKGIDRQAEPTLAMPDLD